The Meleagris gallopavo isolate NT-WF06-2002-E0010 breed Aviagen turkey brand Nicholas breeding stock unplaced genomic scaffold, Turkey_5.1 ChrUn_random_7180001953031, whole genome shotgun sequence genomic sequence TGCTTTGGGTGCCAGGTCTGTGCCTGGAGACACCATGGGGTGCCAGGTCTGTGCCATGGAGTCCCTGCTTTGGGTGCCAGGTCTGTGCCATGGGTTGCCATGAGATGCCAGATTTTGGTCATCGCCACCTGCAGTAGCCCTGTCTCTGCCCTGCATccagcagccccacacagcTCGTTAACCCGTGCCATTAACAGCTCCTCCATTTCTGTTTGCAATGAGCCGCGTCCCCAGGGGTGGGGGTCAGTGGGAGAGCAGCCCCGGCAGCCCCCGGCTCGGCGCACGgccagcagctcacagcactgcaggactCTGCACCGCTTGCCAGGAGctctgtgttttgctgctgggATGTTCCTGCAACCGTGGGGCcatgctcctgctgctggggatgctACTGGGGTGATGGGGCCGTGCTCCTGCTGCTCTACTCCTGGATTTACTCCTGGTACATGGaactgtgctcctgctgctggggccGCTCCTGGGGCcgtgctcctgctgctgggatgctCTTGGAGTCGTGGGGCCGTGCTCCTGTTGCTCCGCAGCTGGGATTGCTCCTGGAGTCGTGCTCCTGCTGCCGCAGCACTGGGAGTGTTCCTgaagctgtgctccagctgctggGGAAGCTCCTGGGGCCATggggctgtgctcctgctgctgcattgCTGGGGATGCTCCTGgagctgtgcttctgctgctggggatgctcTTGGAGTTGTGGAGTTGTGctcctgctgttctgctctTGGGAATGCTCCTGGGTACAAGGAGCTGTGCTCCAGATGCTAGGATTCTCCTggggctgtgctcctgctgctggggatgctgctggggtGATGGAGCAGCcgtgctctgctgctctgcagctgggagTGCTCCTAGATGtgtgcttctgctgctctggcaaTGGGAATGttcccagagctgtgctcctgctgctggagccatggggctgtgcctgtggggatgctgctggagccacggggctgtgctgctgctctgcagctggggCCATGCTTTTCCCCTCAGCCCCCAGCCTCTTCCCTGCTGCCCTCGACTCACCCAGAGGTGGTCTCAGCTCGGTGGGTCCCAGGGATGTGGTTGGCTGCCGGTGCCCTCCATCCCTGCGGTTTCCCTGGATCTGAGGGCTGTGAGGAGTTCCCCGTTTGCAGTTCTGAGCTCAGAGCTGAAATCCAGAGCTGAAATCCAGGAGCAGACGTCTCGCCCTGGGCGGAAAGCAGTGGCAGCTCCCGACCCACCGCCGCAGCCGCCCATGGGATGGGGGGCTGCCGTCCCATCGCTCCGTtctccctcagctgctgagcagtaACGTGGTGAACGACCTGATCCTGCTGGAGAGCGTGATGGACAGCATGACGGGGCGGCAGAAGGACCCGTGTCTGCTGGTGCGCGTGCTGGCGCTGCGGGGGCTGGGCAACATCGCCGTGGGGGCACCCGAAAAGGTGGGAGCGAACGGCACGGAGCTGGGGTCGGGTCCTTTGGTGGGGGGGGGGATGCTTACGGGGTGCACTGTCTGCTCTGGGAGTGGGGCTGTTGGCCACGTCCTCGTCCCGGTGACGGTGAGGTGGCACGGTCTTtgtgtccctctgctgccattggtgggcatggtgggatcagggagaaatttcttctccgaagtggttgggcactggaatGGGATGCCTGGGGTGGGGAAGGGGGGGTCACCAACCCTGGGGGTGGTCAGGAagcatggagatgtggtacctggggacgtggtcagtggggatgggttgggttgggttggggatTTGGGGATCTTCGAAGTCTTctccaacccctatgattccATGTCGGTTTGATCCTGGGAGCCCAGCCCTCCTCCTCCCGGTCTCCCACCCCACACACTGGGGTTGAGCAGGGCAATCCCTATGGCACACTGGGGTCTTGCAGCCCCTATGGCTCCCAGAAGCTCAGCACACTCAGCTGGGTCCTCTGCTTTGGAGTCACAGTCGCCCCACAGTGCTGGAGATGTGGGGCAGAGTGGTTCAGGATTCCCCATAGGGAGCCtcacagtgaccccataggggCCGTGTCGAGGTGGGGTAGAGAGGAGATGGCCTCAGGTTTTTCCAGGGCAGGTTTGGGGTCAGGCACTGGGGGAAATGTCCTCCCAGaactgcacagggaggtggtggagtttcATCCAAGGAGGGATTGAAtagatgtggggatgtgggatgtggcacttggggacgtggtcagtggggGTGGTGgagtgggttggggttggactgggtgatcctagcagtcttttccaacctgaatgattctgtgattctatttagggtcatggtgggatgggttggggttgaactggatgatcttggaggtctcttccaacattAATGACTCTGTGGTTTTAATTAGGGTCATGGTAGGAGTGAGTTGGGGTTGCAGGTCTtggtggtctcttccaacctttaTGACTATGGGTCTATTTAGGGTCATActgggatgggttgggattggacaggggatctcagaggtcttctccaacctaaaTGACTTCATGAGTTTATTTAGGGTCACTGGGAGGTGGGTGTGGGTGGTTTTGGGTTGGAGTTGGGGATCTtggagctcttttccaaccttaacaattccaTGACTCTACAATTCCCAGCTGCCATGGGTCTCCTTCTCCATtacagttggactggatgatgttggtcttttccagccttggtgattctatgattgttgCACATCCCCACAGTGTAGGACTGTGCTTTGTCCTTTTCCCAGCCGTCCTCCAAATTGCAAAGGCAGAGTGATGGCAAACTTACCATGGGTTTATactgtaatttcattttaattccagCTCTCACCACTTCCCTCACAGGTGCATAAGCATGGGGCCAAGCTGCTGGCGTCCATGGTCAATGGCATGGATGACAGAGACGATCCCAACAACCTGGTGGCTCTGGAGGCCATGACCAGTCTGTCCAAGCTACTGGAGCACCTGGAGGAGAGGGACGTGCAGGCCACGCTCCTGCACATCGCCATCAGGATCCGGCCCTTCTTTGACAGCGTAAGGGAGCGGGATGGCAGAGCCTGCTCTGGGCACGGGGCCTCGATGGACCGCAGGGTCTGGGCTGGGCACTATGCATAGGGTGGTCATTACTGAGCTCCCTCAAATGTTTGAAGGTGAATGCGGCACGGAGACattgtccccagtgtcccccatCTGTCCCCCACCTGTTGTGGGGCTCTGGCCCAGGGGATGGGGCAGACACTGGGTTGAAATTTGGGAGTTCACACCCAGCGGCGGCCCCTGAGCCCCAGCTTGTCCCcgcctgcaggagcagcccgACCTCCGCTGCTCATCCATCGTCCTCTTCGGCAACCTGACCAAATTCAGCGAGGGTGACAGCGAGGCGTTCTTCGAGCAGATCCTCAACGGGCTGGTGACGTTGCTGCTGCACCTCCAGGACCCCAAACCCGAGGTCGTCAGGGTGAGCGCACGGCACGGGGAGGGGGGTCACCCACTCAAGGATGCGGCGATGCGTTGAGCCCCCCCGGCACGCTGCAACCTTGCAACCTCCCCCTGTGCGTGTGCTGCAGGCCTGCAAGTTCGCTCTGCGCATGTGCGGCCCCAACATGGGCTGCGAGGGGCTGTGTGACATGTTCCTGAACCACCTGCGGGAGGACCGGAGCCTGCACTACGGCGAGTTCATGAACAACGTCTGCAAGCACCTGGTGAGTGCTGCCCAGCTGGACGGCGGGTGGGCAGCGGTTGAAAACCATTTGAGAAACGATTGACCAGTGATTGACCAACTGCTGACCGACAATTGACTGATGGTGGAATGGTTGGCCAATGATTGACCAGTGGCTGAACAgtggttgaccaacagttgaccagtAGTTGACTAACAGTTGACCAACGGTTGACCCGCGGTTGAGTGGTTGGCCAATGGTTGACTAATGGTTGACCCAACCGTTGAACAGCAGTTGAACAACAGTTGACTGCTGGTTGACCAATGGTTGACTAATGGTCGACCCAACCGTTGAACAGCAGTTGAACAACAGTTGACTGCTGGTTGACCAATGGTTGACTAATGGTTGACCCAACCGTTGAACAGCAGTTGAACAACAGTTGACTGCTGGTTGACCAATGGTTGAATGGTTGACTCAACGGTTGACTGATGGTTAACCAGAAGTTGACCAACAGTTGAATGGTGAGCCAGTGGTTGAATGGTTGACCAGTGGTTGACAAACAGTGGTTGACAAACAGTTGAGCAGTGGTTGAATGGTTGAGCAGTGGTTGACAAACAGTTGAGCAGTGGTTGAATGGTTGAGCAGTGGTTGACCAGAGGTTGACCCAACCgttgaccaatggttgaccaGCAGTTGACAACTAGTTGAATGATTGATCAACAGTTGACCAACGGTTGAATGGTTGACCAATAGTTGACAAGCAGTTGAACTGGAAATCTGAAAACAGCTAAAGGTTGGACATGAATTACtgaccaatggttgaccaacagGTGACCAACAAGTTGACCAGcagt encodes the following:
- the LOC104916996 gene encoding maestro heat-like repeat-containing protein family member 1, whose product is MDSMTGRQKDPCLLVRVLALRGLGNIAVGAPEKVHKHGAKLLASMVNGMDDRDDPNNLVALEAMTSLSKLLEHLEERDVQATLLHIAIRIRPFFDSEQPDLRCSSIVLFGNLTKFSEGDSEAFFEQILNGLVTLLLHLQDPKPEVVRACKFALRMCGPNMGCEGLCDMFLNHLREDRSLHYGEFMNNVCKHLMQSYPEMLNRLVLTNLFYFKSSWVDIRAAAPMFIGFLVLHVGEDHCHQVDLEQLISGECHGGTPCRAHPATPQSPSSRPEGR